From Enterococcus mediterraneensis:
AAAGGAATCTATTTGGCTGTTCAGGGTTGCGAACATATCAATCGTGCATTAGTGGTAGAACGGGAAATCGCAGAGAAAAAAGATTGGGAGATCGTTTCCGTCAAACCGGCATTGCATGCAGGAGGTTCTTGTTCCGTAGCGGCCTTTGAGCAATTCAGCGATCCAGTGGAAGTGGAACATATCGTGGCTCAAGCAGGGGTCGATATTGGCGATACTTCTATCGGAATGCATGTGAAACATGTCCAAGTACCTGTCCGTCCTTCAATCAAAGAACTAGGCGGCGCCCATGTAACTGCGCTTCGCAGCCGTCCCAAATATGTTGGCGGTCCGCGGGCAGAATATTAAAAACAATACAATAAATCCTAAATCGATTTTCAAAACCAGCCTTCAGCGAAA
This genomic window contains:
- a CDS encoding TIGR01440 family protein, whose amino-acid sequence is MEKEKLQQQVTTIVEEVLAEADLKSGNVFVLGCTTSEIVGGTIGKNSSQEVGQWVIETMKKILDPKGIYLAVQGCEHINRALVVEREIAEKKDWEIVSVKPALHAGGSCSVAAFEQFSDPVEVEHIVAQAGVDIGDTSIGMHVKHVQVPVRPSIKELGGAHVTALRSRPKYVGGPRAEY